The Neomonachus schauinslandi chromosome 4, ASM220157v2, whole genome shotgun sequence genome includes a region encoding these proteins:
- the IFI6 gene encoding interferon alpha-inducible protein 6, with translation MRQEAVSLFLCYLLLFAGGGAQAGKRQREEEGSEGRGSGFWGALTYMAIGGGLLAAGLPALGFTSTGIAANSVAASLMSMSAVANGGGVPAGGLVATLQSLGTSGGSALMGKIGAFLGYVVHEHLENSKEEQEDEE, from the exons ATGCGGCAGGAGGCGGTGTCGCTCTTCCTGTGCTACCTGCTACTCTTCGCCGGCGGCGGGGCGCAGGCAG GCAAACGACAACGGGAAGAAGAAGGCTCGGAAGGCCGAGGCTCCGGGTTCTGGGGCGCGCTGACCTACATGGCGATCGGAGGAG ggcTCCTGGCCGCCGGGCTGCCCGCGCTGGGCTTCACCAGCACGGGCATTGCCGCCAACTCGGTGGCCGCCTCGCTGATGAGCATGTCGGCCGTGGCGAACGGGGGCGGGGTGCCCGCCGGGGGGCTGGTGGCCACCCTGCAGAGCCTCG GGACTAGTGGTGGTAGTGCCCTCATGGGCAAGATTGGGGCCTTCCTGGGCTACGTTGTCCACGAACACCTCGAAAACAgcaaggaggagcaggaggatgAGGAGTAG